A segment of the Promicromonospora sukumoe genome:
CAGCTCGGCTCGGACTGTGTCGCCTCGGTCGAGGCGAAGCTGGTGGCCGTGCGGACCGAGCTCGACGCCTGGCGCGAGGTCGCAGCCTCCACGGACCACGACGACGTCGGGGCCGTGGCGGGCTGACGCGAGAGCCCCCCGGCCGAGAGCGGTGTCAGACCAGGGTCCGCAGCGCCCACGTGCGGAAGTCCGTGGTGGGCAGGCCCAGGGCCCTGACGTGCTCCGGCCGGGCGGGCGTGCCGTTCGCGTTGATCCGCTCGACGCCGTTGACCATGGCGGGCAGCATGCCGCGCTCGACGGCCTCGTGCGGGGTGAGCACGGGGGCGCTGACCGGGCGACCCAGGACCTCGCTGAGGATCTCGGCGGTCTCGGTCATCGTCAGCATCTCGCCGGCGAGCTCGACGTCCATGTGGTCGAGCCTGCCGGGCTCGGTGAACGCGGTCGCCGCGGTCTCCCCGATGTCGTCGACGGCGATCCAGGGGATCCGGGTGTCCGCGGCGAACCCGGTGATGATCGTGCCGTCGGACCAGTCACCGAAGATGTAGGACCAGCCGGTCAGGTTCTCCATGAAGGTCGCCGGCTTGAGCACCGTCCAGTGCTCGAAGCCGCCGGTCCGTACCGCCTCGTCGACGGCGTCCTTGCTCTCCCAGTAGTGCCTGTCCCAGCGGCCCTCGGCCCAGCCGGGCTGGGTGCGGGCGAAGTCCCCGGCGCCGGAGACGCTGCTGTGCACGACGTGCGAGACGCCCGCCTTGCGCGCCGCCTCGACGACGTTCCGGCCCCGGGCCATCTCCGTGTCGCCCTCCAGGTTGCTGACGTCGGGGAACGGGATGGAGAACACGCCGTCCGCTCCCTCGGCGGCCGCGAGCAGCGACGCCGCGTCGTCCAGGTCGCCGACGACCAGGTCGGCTCCTCGTTCCTCCAGGGCCTTCGCCTTGTCGGAGCCGGTGTCACGGACCAGTGCGCGGACCGGGACACCGCGGTCGAGCAGGGCCCGGGCCGTGGCCCCGCCCTGGTTGCCCGTCGCGCCGATGACCAGAACCGTCATGCTGCCTCCAAAGCTAAGTGGGGTATCGCCCCGTTTGCTGGTTCGGCTAACATATGGGGGACCACCCCACTTTGGCAACGGCGGACCATGAGAGCTGACGCACAACGCAACTACAGCCGCATCGTGAGTGCGGCGTCCGAGGCGATCGCCCGCGACGGCGCCGACGCGTCGCTCGAGGCGATCGCACGGTCGGCGGGGGTGGGCTCGGCCACGCTGCACCGCCACTTCCCGTCGCGCTGGTCGCTGCTGGAAGCCGTCTTCCGCGACCGCATCGACGGCCTGTGCGCCCGCGCTGAGGAGCTGCGGACCGCGCCGGACGCCCTCGAGGCGCTGAGTACCTGGCTCCGGGACGTGGCCGCGTACTCGACGACGACCCGTGGTCTGGCGGCGTCGATCCTGAACGCGCCGGCAGAGGAGAGCGACTCCTGCGGGACGACGCTCGTCGCGGCGGGTGAGCCGTTGCGCCGCCGTGCGGTGGAGGAGGGCTCGGTGCGCCCCGACGTCGTGATGGCCGACCTGATGACCCTGGTCAACGCGATCTCGCTCGCCGCGCAGGACGCCGGCGCGGCGGAGGCGGAGCGGCTGGTCACGCTCGCCCTGGAGGGGGTCCGCCCGCGGGCGTCCGCACACCTCGCCGGGACCGCGACCGCCGGGAGCTAAGGATCGGTGGAAGGATCGGCCGGGTGAACCCGAGTGTTGAGCTGCCTCCCGCACCGGACCGTGCCCCGGACGTCGAGGACGACTTCACCGGAGGGCCGGACCCCAGGCTCTGGGTACCGCACTACCTGCCGCACTGGACCACGCCCGACCGGTCCGCGGCCCGGTACCGGGAGACGGCGGGCGGCCTGGAGCTGCTCGTCGAGGCCGATCAACCGGACTGGCGTCCCGAGGACACGCCGCTGCGCGTCTCCAACCTGCAGACCGGCACGTACTCCGGCCCGGCCGGCTCGCGCCGGGGGACGCACCGGCACCGGGCGGACGGCCTCGTCGTCCGCACCCCGACGCCGACGCGTCTGCTCTGGGCGCCGTCGGCGGGCAGGGTCGAGATCACCGTCAGCGCGACCCGCGACCTCGGATGCATGCTCGCCGCCTGGCTGGTCGGCACCGAGCACGACGACGAGACCGCGGCCGGCGAGATCTGCGTCTTCGAGATCGACGCCGCGGCCATCGGCGCCACCACCACGGCGCGCACGGGGATCAAGGCGCACCACGACCCCGGGCTGACGACCGACATGAGCGAGGTCCCGCTGCCCTTCGACGCGACGGCGCCGCACACCTGGACGGTCGTCTGGGGTCGGGGCGAGACCGTGATCGGATGCCAGGGCCGGGTGCTGCGGCGCATCGCGCAGAGCCCGGGCTACCCGCTCTTCCTGATGGTCGACCTCTTCGAGATCGGCGCGCCGGGCGGCACCTACCCGAAGGCCGCCGTCGTGCACCGCGTGCGCGGTTGGGAGTTCTCGCGGTGAGCAGCGGATGGCCGGCCATCATGACGTCGGTGCGGGAGGGGGCCGGCGGCCCCTGGTCGTGCCCGGAGTGCGACGAGTTCGCCGTCGAGCTGGGTCAGCGGTTCGTGCGTCGCGGGGTCGTCGAGTCCACGCTGCTCTGCCTCGCCTGCCAGGCCGGGGCCGACGTCGTTGACCCGTGATGTCCGTAGGCCCTAGCCTGACCGCCAGGCGTTCAGGACCTGTCCGAGTCAAAGGAGACCTCGCGAGGCTGGGTCCGGCCACCCCACCACCCACGGAACCGCAGATGATGCCGAGCTCACCGCCCGCGACGATGACAGCGCTGACATAGGCCGCCGTCGGACGGCGTCGGGGCCGCTCGGAGCACCACCGGACGAAACCACCGGACGAAGGAGCGAACGATGAGGTTCACCAGAGCTGCCGCCACGGTCGTCGCGCTGGCCTGCGCGCTGGGGGTCGCGGCCCCCGCCGACGCGGAACAGGGCGGCGCGGGGCAGGGCAGCACTCAGCAGAGTGCCGCGGAGCAGGGCGGCGCCCCCGCGGTGTCGCAGCGCACGCAGGTGCAGCGGGCGGTCGCGTCGTACGACGCGATGCGCGAGTACATGGCCGCGGACGACGGCTCCGGCCTCTACCGCGAGCGGTACCCGAGCGGGGCCGACGACCGCACCTACTCGTTCGAGTGGCCGCACTCCCAGGCGCACGTCGCGACGCTCGACCTCACCGGGCTGCCCGGAGCCGTGGGGCGGTCGTTCGAGGACGACCTCGCCGACGTCGCCCGCGGGCAGGAGCACTTCTGGAACGCCGACGGCGGCACCACCGGGCTGCCCGGCTACGACTCCTACCCGCGCGCCCCGTACGGCGGTGGCGGCGACATGTTCTACGACGACAACGAGTGGGTCGCGCTCGCCAAGGTGCAGCAGTACCTGGCGACCGGCGACGAGGCGGCGCTCGGACGTGCCGAGGAGATCTTCGAGCTCGTGGTCTCCGGGTGGGACACCGACCCGTCGCACCCGGCGCCCGGCGGCGTGTTCTGGACCCAGGCCACCTGGAGCACCGACCGCAACACCGTCTCCACGATGCCCGGCGCGCAGCTCGCCACCCGCCTCTACATGATCACCGGGGACCCGAGCTACCTCGACTGGGCGCAGCGGATGGTGGGGTGGACCGACGAGCACCTGCTCGCGCCGAACGGCCTCTACTGGGACAACATCAAGCTCGACGGGTCGATCGACCGCACGCAGTGGTCGTACAACCAGGGCGTGCCGCTCGGCACCTACACCCTGCTGTACGAGGCGACGGGCGACCAGCGCTACCTGAGGAAGGCGAAGGCGATCGCGGCGGCGTCGTACCGCTATTACGTCACCGAGGGGCGGCTGGACGGCCAGCCGATGTTCTTCAACTCCATCTGGTTCAAGAACCTCCTGCTGCTGGAGTCCGTGACCGGCGGCACGAAGTACCGGGGCGCCATGGCGGACTACGCCGACCAGCAGTGGCGCACCGAGCGCGAGCCCGCGACCGGCCTGTTCAACGCCGGGGACGAGCACACCGAGCTGCTGGAGCAGGCGGCGATGGTCCAGATCTACGCGACCCTGGCGTGGCCGCGCGGGCAGGCGTCGATCCTGTACTGAGCTCCTGTACTCACGCCTCGGCGGAGGCGTTGCGAACGGCCGGGCCGGGCCCCGAGAGGGATCCGGCCCGGCCTGCTCCTGCGCGCAGTGCCCGGGTCAGCGGGAGTGCGGCTCGACGGGGTGGTTCCCGCGGATCACGTCGGCGGCGTCGTACCGGTCCTTGACCCGGCGCAGCCGGTCGAGCGCCGCGTCGTCCGCGAAGGGAGCGCCGCCGCGGCGCTCGGCGAAGTTCAGGTACGAGACGGGCGCCGTCCACGGCCGCAGCGCGTCGCGCAGGCGGTCCAGGACGACGTGCGTCGCCTTGACGGTCTGCTCGTCGGGGGTCAGCGCGGCGCTGAAGAGCGCGTAGCGGGCCTCGAAGCCGTTCACGGCACCACCGGTCGACGCGTCCGGGGCGAGGGCTCCGCCGAGGTGGCGGAGCTCCGTGGAGAGCAAGGGGAAGTCGGCGTCCGGGCCGGCGACCGACAGGAAGGTGTCGAGCGCCTCGGCCGTCAGGTCCGTCAGGAGGAACCCGTCACCGACGGCGGGAGCGGGCCCGGGCGGGTCCATGTGGATGGTCTCCAGCTCGACCGGGGTGGTCGGGTGCACGGTGTCCATCACCGGACCGAGATCGCGCAGCGGCGCGAGCAGGTGGTCCGTCGCGGTCTGTCCGAGGAGGGAGACCACCTCGACCACGGCGAACGACTGGCCGCGGACCGGCTCGGGGATCTCCAGGACCGGCGGGAAGCGGAGCAGCCGCCCGAGCGACGTGACCTCCGGCGGGACGAGGGCGGTCCACTGCCGCCAGGCCTCCAGCACCTCGGCCGCGCGGCCGAGGGGGAAGAACAGGGTGCCGCCGTGCAGCTCGGGCACCCGCACCAGGCCGAGCTCCAGCGCGGTGACGACGGCGAAGCTGCCGCCGCCGCCCCTCAGGGCCCAGAACAGCTCGGGCTCGCTGGTGGCGTCGACGTGCCGCAGCACGCCGTCGGCGGTCACGACGTCGGCCGAGACGACGTGGTTGGCGGCCAGGCCGTGGGCGCGTCCCAGCCAGGACAGGCCTCCGCCGAGGGTGTAGCCGACGACGCCGACGTCGGCCGCGGTGCCCGCCAGCCCGGCCAGCCCGTGCGGTGCGACGGCGGCCGTCACGTCGCCCCAGAGCGCACCGGCGCCGACGCGGACGGTGGCAGCCGTGGGGTCCACGGAGATGTCGGTCAGGCCCGTGGTGCGCAGCAGCACCGTCCCGGCGAGCGGGCCGAGGGGCGCCGCGTTGTGGCCGGTCGACTGCGCCGCGACCCGCAGGCCGGCGGCGCGGGCGGCGTTCACGGTCGCGATCACGTCGGCGGTGGTGGCCGCG
Coding sequences within it:
- a CDS encoding NmrA family NAD(P)-binding protein; its protein translation is MTVLVIGATGNQGGATARALLDRGVPVRALVRDTGSDKAKALEERGADLVVGDLDDAASLLAAAEGADGVFSIPFPDVSNLEGDTEMARGRNVVEAARKAGVSHVVHSSVSGAGDFARTQPGWAEGRWDRHYWESKDAVDEAVRTGGFEHWTVLKPATFMENLTGWSYIFGDWSDGTIITGFAADTRIPWIAVDDIGETAATAFTEPGRLDHMDVELAGEMLTMTETAEILSEVLGRPVSAPVLTPHEAVERGMLPAMVNGVERINANGTPARPEHVRALGLPTTDFRTWALRTLV
- a CDS encoding TetR/AcrR family transcriptional regulator, translating into MRADAQRNYSRIVSAASEAIARDGADASLEAIARSAGVGSATLHRHFPSRWSLLEAVFRDRIDGLCARAEELRTAPDALEALSTWLRDVAAYSTTTRGLAASILNAPAEESDSCGTTLVAAGEPLRRRAVEEGSVRPDVVMADLMTLVNAISLAAQDAGAAEAERLVTLALEGVRPRASAHLAGTATAGS
- a CDS encoding glycoside hydrolase family 76 protein gives rise to the protein MRFTRAAATVVALACALGVAAPADAEQGGAGQGSTQQSAAEQGGAPAVSQRTQVQRAVASYDAMREYMAADDGSGLYRERYPSGADDRTYSFEWPHSQAHVATLDLTGLPGAVGRSFEDDLADVARGQEHFWNADGGTTGLPGYDSYPRAPYGGGGDMFYDDNEWVALAKVQQYLATGDEAALGRAEEIFELVVSGWDTDPSHPAPGGVFWTQATWSTDRNTVSTMPGAQLATRLYMITGDPSYLDWAQRMVGWTDEHLLAPNGLYWDNIKLDGSIDRTQWSYNQGVPLGTYTLLYEATGDQRYLRKAKAIAAASYRYYVTEGRLDGQPMFFNSIWFKNLLLLESVTGGTKYRGAMADYADQQWRTEREPATGLFNAGDEHTELLEQAAMVQIYATLAWPRGQASILY
- a CDS encoding FAD-binding oxidoreductase, which encodes MSTNTLDAATLRAELDGSLVLPGDSGWDDARQAWQLAVDQRPDAVVVAATTADVIATVNAARAAGLRVAAQSTGHNAAPLGPLAGTVLLRTTGLTDISVDPTAATVRVGAGALWGDVTAAVAPHGLAGLAGTAADVGVVGYTLGGGLSWLGRAHGLAANHVVSADVVTADGVLRHVDATSEPELFWALRGGGGSFAVVTALELGLVRVPELHGGTLFFPLGRAAEVLEAWRQWTALVPPEVTSLGRLLRFPPVLEIPEPVRGQSFAVVEVVSLLGQTATDHLLAPLRDLGPVMDTVHPTTPVELETIHMDPPGPAPAVGDGFLLTDLTAEALDTFLSVAGPDADFPLLSTELRHLGGALAPDASTGGAVNGFEARYALFSAALTPDEQTVKATHVVLDRLRDALRPWTAPVSYLNFAERRGGAPFADDAALDRLRRVKDRYDAADVIRGNHPVEPHSR